One window of the Shewanella khirikhana genome contains the following:
- a CDS encoding methyl-accepting chemotaxis protein: MKLNMLTIKQKILLTVALAVILSTVAVGVLSQQSAREVVEQRMLGSEMPSQMLSIRNRLEKDIVTLMNAAEQLASSRMLLKWLEDGRPDADEPRVVAQLKDVTRQYSLVQASYADRQSAAYYTQDGFLRVLTPEQDGWFFGYRDSGQERMLNVFTEANGEVKLFINYQQPNGRGLVGLAKSLDDMVRLLGSFTIEETGFVYLVDASGKVQLHQDKGKIGRATLSSLYGGDSGRLLNQSDFSLLRTEVDGESKLVASSYIPSMNWYLVAEVPEAEMFALLDEAALKILISTLIIALAFVVLAGYVASSVSKPIAAVARMFRDIGEGEGDLRQRLPVEGDDELAELAGGFNSFISKIQDSVLEVARTSEALGKSALDVSRQAQQTLEDSQDQKDRTMQVVTAINEMGATVNEIAANAANAAEAAKDADRASDNGQNVVTQARDTINQLSRDVGQVGEVIESLATHTKSIGSILDVIRAISEQTNLLALNAAIEAARAGEAGRGFAVVADEVRSLASRTAASTDEVQVMIDKLQSESARAVSAMSQSRSRSQEGVTAVDEASNTLSGISDQIGLISDMNIQVAAATEEQSTVVEDINRNVTEINDITQRTADTAQAAARASQDLNALATRLDQLVARFKV; the protein is encoded by the coding sequence ATGAAATTGAACATGCTTACCATTAAACAAAAGATTTTGCTGACCGTAGCGCTGGCGGTGATTTTATCCACCGTCGCTGTGGGGGTGCTCAGTCAGCAAAGTGCCCGGGAAGTGGTGGAACAGCGGATGCTGGGCTCAGAAATGCCCAGCCAGATGCTGAGTATCCGCAATCGCCTGGAAAAAGACATTGTCACCCTGATGAATGCCGCCGAGCAGCTCGCCAGCAGCCGTATGCTGCTCAAGTGGCTGGAAGACGGCAGACCTGATGCCGATGAGCCAAGGGTGGTGGCGCAGCTGAAAGACGTGACCAGGCAGTATTCGCTGGTGCAGGCTTCCTATGCCGATCGTCAAAGCGCCGCTTACTACACCCAGGACGGCTTTTTGCGGGTGCTCACGCCGGAGCAGGATGGCTGGTTCTTTGGCTATCGCGACAGCGGCCAGGAACGGATGCTGAACGTGTTCACCGAGGCCAACGGCGAGGTGAAGCTATTCATCAACTACCAACAGCCCAATGGCCGCGGTCTCGTGGGGCTGGCCAAGTCGCTGGACGACATGGTGCGCCTGCTGGGCTCCTTCACCATTGAAGAAACCGGTTTCGTGTATCTGGTGGACGCCAGCGGCAAGGTGCAGCTGCATCAGGACAAGGGCAAAATCGGCCGCGCGACCCTGTCATCCCTTTATGGCGGCGACAGTGGCCGTTTGCTGAATCAGTCCGATTTCAGCTTGCTGCGCACCGAAGTGGACGGCGAGTCCAAGCTGGTGGCCAGCAGTTATATTCCGTCGATGAACTGGTATCTGGTGGCCGAAGTTCCTGAAGCCGAAATGTTTGCGCTGCTGGATGAGGCGGCGCTGAAGATCCTGATTTCCACACTGATTATCGCGCTGGCGTTTGTGGTGTTGGCCGGTTATGTGGCGTCCAGTGTCAGCAAGCCGATTGCTGCCGTGGCACGCATGTTCCGTGATATTGGCGAAGGTGAAGGCGATTTGCGTCAGCGTCTGCCGGTGGAAGGCGACGATGAGCTGGCCGAGCTTGCCGGTGGCTTCAACAGCTTTATCAGCAAAATTCAGGACTCGGTACTGGAAGTGGCCCGCACCTCTGAGGCGCTGGGTAAGTCGGCGCTGGATGTGTCCCGTCAGGCCCAGCAGACTCTGGAAGACAGCCAGGATCAGAAAGACAGAACCATGCAGGTGGTTACCGCCATCAACGAAATGGGCGCCACGGTGAATGAAATTGCCGCCAACGCCGCCAACGCCGCTGAGGCCGCCAAGGATGCCGACCGCGCCTCTGACAATGGCCAGAACGTGGTGACTCAGGCGAGGGATACCATCAACCAGCTGTCGCGGGATGTAGGCCAGGTGGGCGAGGTGATTGAATCGCTGGCGACCCACACCAAGTCTATTGGCAGCATTCTGGATGTTATTCGCGCTATTTCCGAGCAGACCAATTTGCTGGCGCTGAACGCCGCCATTGAAGCGGCTCGCGCCGGTGAAGCCGGTCGTGGCTTTGCTGTGGTGGCTGACGAAGTGCGCAGTCTGGCGTCCCGCACCGCGGCTTCCACCGACGAAGTGCAGGTGATGATTGATAAGTTGCAATCGGAATCGGCCCGCGCCGTGAGCGCCATGTCCCAAAGCCGCAGCCGCTCTCAGGAAGGGGTGACTGCGGTCGATGAGGCCAGCAATACCTTAAGCGGTATTTCCGATCAGATTGGCCTTATCAGCGACATGAACATTCAGGTAGCCGCAGCGACCGAAGAGCAGTCCACCGTGGTGGAAGATATCAATCGCAATGTTACCGAGATTAATGACATCACCCAGCGCACCGCCGACACGGCGCAGGCGGCGGCAAGGGCGAGTCAGGATCTGAATGCATTGGCCACCCGTTTGGATCAGCTGGTAGCGCGCTTTAAGGTGTAA
- a CDS encoding DUF4870 domain-containing protein gives MAEEQMTELHQPEKQEKEMALLVHAASFAGYLIPFGSVLGPLIVWLMKRDESAFVNQAGINCLNFKISMLIYFMVSFLLMFVLVGFVLVFALAILDIVVTILAMVRASEGSHYQYPFSIKFIK, from the coding sequence ATGGCTGAAGAGCAAATGACAGAACTCCACCAACCTGAAAAACAAGAAAAAGAGATGGCGCTGCTGGTGCATGCCGCCAGCTTTGCCGGTTATCTCATCCCCTTTGGCAGTGTCCTTGGCCCGCTAATCGTGTGGCTGATGAAACGGGACGAGTCAGCCTTCGTCAATCAGGCGGGCATCAACTGCCTCAACTTTAAAATCAGCATGCTGATCTACTTTATGGTGAGCTTCCTGTTGATGTTTGTTCTGGTTGGTTTCGTGTTGGTGTTCGCACTGGCGATCCTCGACATTGTTGTCACCATACTCGCTATGGTCAGAGCCAGTGAGGGCAGTCACTATCAGTACCCCTTCTCGATAAAATTCATCAAGTAA
- a CDS encoding GNAT family N-acetyltransferase: MKIVATTPRLSLREFCESDAAGFFELNQDPEVVKYTGDDPFADVDAASDFIRQYDQYQLYGFGRWALYFEHEFIGFCGLKQHLSGEVDLGFRLMRRHWGKGLASEAAQASLVLGHDKFGLSKLISRAMTDNLASCHLLGKLGFSHRPSLDAPPWQGFELELNSAPTAANLAAWRTTVNLLP, translated from the coding sequence ATGAAGATTGTAGCCACCACCCCAAGGCTGAGTCTGCGCGAGTTTTGCGAATCAGACGCCGCTGGCTTTTTCGAACTGAATCAAGACCCTGAAGTTGTTAAATACACGGGTGACGACCCCTTTGCCGATGTGGACGCCGCCAGCGACTTTATCCGTCAATACGATCAGTACCAGCTCTATGGCTTCGGCCGCTGGGCCTTGTATTTTGAGCACGAATTTATCGGCTTTTGTGGCCTGAAGCAGCATCTCAGCGGCGAAGTCGACTTGGGGTTCAGGTTGATGCGGCGTCACTGGGGCAAAGGGCTCGCTTCGGAAGCGGCACAGGCATCCTTGGTGCTTGGCCACGACAAGTTTGGCCTGTCAAAGCTTATCAGCCGCGCCATGACCGACAACCTCGCCTCCTGTCATCTGCTTGGTAAACTTGGATTCAGCCACCGTCCTTCCCTCGATGCACCTCCCTGGCAAGGCTTTGAACTTGAACTTAATTCAGCCCCGACAGCGGCAAACTTGGCAGCGTGGCGCACCACTGTTAACCTGTTGCCCTGA
- a CDS encoding sensor domain-containing diguanylate cyclase — translation MGSHAWSDKKRFIWVLTLLLISAFLATSGISYKVAHDSLIQQVEENTLPLTSDNIYSEIQQDLLTPIFISSLMAQDTFVREWTLNNEKDPERLIRYLREIQERYGTVTSFFVSEHSRNYYHSSGVLKQIKDTEPSDSWYFRVRSLPEKEQYEINIDADTADRSKTTVFVNYKVFDFEGNFIGITGVGLAVEKVKALIELYQKRYNRVVYFADREGRITLSGSGYYGGDSLQHTPGLDKLTTRILTAPSGAFTYERAGKTVYLNSRLVPEFKWYLLVEQEEAPAERTLLGTFWINMALSLLVVCGVLFIANMTLGRYQRRLEHMASVDKLTGAANRQVFEDVFEAALQKAKAGSTPISVVLMDIDHFKHINDTHGHSMGDLVLKTVSNMLGRDLMEGELLCRWGGEEFLLMSPLDMVHASERAEQLRTRVAERQLRVNGHDIQVSISLGVAQFQYHESADQLIKRADMALYQAKEGGRNRVVLSHP, via the coding sequence ATGGGCAGTCACGCCTGGAGCGACAAGAAACGATTTATTTGGGTACTGACACTTCTGCTGATCAGTGCCTTTCTCGCAACCAGTGGCATCAGCTACAAGGTGGCCCACGACTCCCTGATCCAACAGGTAGAAGAAAACACCCTGCCTCTGACCAGTGACAATATTTACTCAGAAATTCAACAGGATCTGCTTACTCCCATCTTTATTTCCTCGCTGATGGCGCAGGACACCTTTGTCCGTGAATGGACCCTCAATAACGAGAAAGATCCCGAGCGTCTGATACGTTACCTGCGGGAAATTCAGGAAAGATACGGCACTGTCACCAGCTTTTTTGTGTCTGAACACAGCCGTAACTACTACCATTCCAGCGGCGTACTGAAGCAAATCAAGGACACAGAACCGTCCGACAGCTGGTACTTCCGGGTTCGCTCGCTGCCCGAAAAAGAACAGTATGAAATCAATATTGATGCCGACACCGCCGATCGCAGCAAAACCACTGTGTTCGTTAACTACAAGGTATTTGATTTTGAGGGTAATTTTATTGGTATTACCGGCGTTGGGCTGGCGGTTGAAAAAGTCAAAGCGCTGATTGAGCTGTACCAGAAGCGCTATAACCGGGTGGTCTATTTCGCCGATCGCGAAGGACGCATCACCCTGAGTGGCAGCGGCTACTATGGTGGCGACAGCCTGCAGCACACTCCGGGACTCGACAAACTCACCACCCGCATCCTTACTGCGCCCAGTGGCGCCTTTACCTACGAGCGCGCCGGTAAAACCGTGTACCTCAACAGCCGCCTGGTGCCCGAATTCAAATGGTACCTGCTGGTCGAACAGGAAGAAGCCCCGGCCGAGCGCACCCTGCTTGGCACCTTCTGGATCAATATGGCGCTGAGCCTGCTGGTCGTGTGCGGCGTGCTGTTCATCGCCAATATGACCCTCGGCCGCTACCAGCGCCGCCTGGAACATATGGCCTCGGTCGATAAACTCACTGGCGCGGCCAATCGTCAGGTATTTGAAGATGTCTTTGAAGCTGCGCTGCAAAAGGCCAAGGCCGGTTCAACGCCCATCAGCGTGGTGTTGATGGACATAGATCATTTCAAACACATCAACGACACCCATGGTCACAGCATGGGCGACCTGGTGCTAAAGACAGTATCCAACATGCTTGGCCGGGATCTGATGGAAGGCGAGCTGCTCTGCCGCTGGGGCGGTGAGGAGTTTTTGCTGATGTCACCACTGGACATGGTGCACGCCAGCGAGCGCGCCGAACAGCTCAGAACCCGGGTGGCCGAACGTCAGCTGAGGGTGAATGGCCATGATATCCAGGTCAGCATCAGCTTGGGGGTGGCGCAGTTCCAATACCATGAATCGGCCGATCAGCTGATCAAACGCGCCGATATGGCGCTGTATCAGGCCAAGGAAGGGGGCCGCAACCGGGTGGTTCTGAGTCACCCATGA
- a CDS encoding MOSC domain-containing protein translates to MTDILISKASMYRGNAHSSLGPVDSGMAHKHRATELQVSPQGIDGDAQVDTRHHGGPDRAIHHFPREHYGEYRRRDMFKGFVDAPSMGENISSVGLLEQDLHIGDILRYGSAVLQLTQPRSPCFKLDLQFDYPGFALAMQTLGFSGWFYRVLEGGSIHEHDQLILTERVSDISVAGAMGIYFSPSFDEAAYTRLLNCTGLAQSWRGSLERRLASGKIEDWRPRLIGPTTLRTDHG, encoded by the coding sequence GTGACTGACATTCTGATTTCCAAAGCATCGATGTATCGCGGCAACGCTCACTCATCCCTTGGTCCGGTAGACAGCGGCATGGCACACAAACACCGGGCAACCGAACTGCAGGTGTCACCACAGGGAATTGATGGCGATGCCCAGGTTGACACGCGCCACCACGGCGGACCAGACCGGGCCATTCACCACTTCCCCCGCGAGCACTACGGCGAGTACCGCCGGCGGGACATGTTCAAGGGCTTTGTCGATGCACCATCGATGGGAGAAAACATCAGCTCGGTGGGCTTGCTCGAACAGGACCTGCACATCGGCGATATCCTCAGATACGGCAGCGCAGTATTGCAACTGACTCAGCCACGCTCGCCCTGTTTCAAACTGGATTTACAGTTTGACTACCCGGGCTTTGCCCTGGCAATGCAGACTCTGGGGTTCAGTGGCTGGTTTTACCGGGTACTGGAAGGCGGCAGCATTCACGAACACGACCAGCTGATACTGACCGAGCGGGTGTCGGATATCAGCGTTGCCGGAGCTATGGGTATTTACTTCAGCCCAAGCTTCGATGAAGCAGCTTACACACGGCTATTGAATTGCACCGGGCTGGCCCAAAGCTGGCGCGGCAGTTTGGAGCGCCGCCTGGCCAGCGGCAAAATTGAGGATTGGCGCCCACGTTTGATTGGGCCAACAACACTAAGGACGGACCATGGCTGA
- a CDS encoding electron transfer flavoprotein-ubiquinone oxidoreductase codes for MEREFMEFDVVIVGAGPAGLATACRLMQISRDANKELTVCVVEKGSEVGAHILSGAVFEPKVLDELFQDWREAGAPLNTAVTHDEIHLLKSATDAKLMPNGLIPKTMHNEGNYIISVGNLVRWLGGRAEELGVEIFPGFAASELLFNDDGSVKGILIGDMGVGADGEPKDSFMPGMELHAKYTVFAEGCRGHLGKQLIEKFHLDNGKTAQHYGIGFKELWKVPGDKHTPGLVVHTGGWPLTESGSSGGGFLYHMEDNQVVVGLIIDLNYQNPHLSPFDEFQRYKMHPLVAQYLQGGERISYGARAITKGGLNSLPKMSFPGGLVLGCDAGTLNFAKIKGTHTAMKSGMLAAETLAEALFAGVEGGKDLDCYQTRFEQSWLGDELHRSRNFGPAMHKFGTFLGGAFNFIDQNLFGGKLPFTLRDDKPDYAQMGLASEHNKIDYPKPDGKLSFDKLSSVYLSNTYHEEDQPCHLRLKDERIPLAVNLVKFDEPAQRYCPAGVYEVVEDAGEQKFVINSQNCIHCKTCDIKDPSQNITWVTPEGAGGPNYPNM; via the coding sequence ATGGAACGCGAATTCATGGAGTTCGATGTTGTTATCGTAGGTGCCGGCCCTGCGGGTCTGGCCACGGCGTGCCGTTTAATGCAGATCAGCCGCGATGCCAACAAGGAACTGACCGTTTGTGTGGTCGAGAAGGGCTCCGAAGTGGGGGCTCACATTTTGTCGGGCGCCGTGTTTGAGCCCAAGGTGCTCGATGAGCTGTTTCAGGACTGGCGTGAAGCCGGTGCGCCGCTCAACACTGCCGTTACCCACGATGAAATCCATCTGCTCAAGTCTGCTACCGATGCCAAGTTGATGCCCAATGGCCTCATCCCCAAAACCATGCACAACGAAGGCAATTACATCATCAGCGTGGGCAATCTGGTGCGCTGGCTCGGTGGTCGTGCCGAAGAGCTGGGCGTTGAGATTTTCCCCGGTTTTGCCGCCAGCGAACTGCTGTTTAACGACGATGGCAGCGTGAAAGGTATTCTGATTGGCGACATGGGCGTTGGCGCCGATGGCGAGCCCAAAGACAGCTTTATGCCCGGCATGGAGTTGCACGCCAAGTACACGGTATTTGCCGAAGGTTGCCGTGGCCACCTCGGCAAGCAACTGATTGAAAAATTCCATCTCGATAATGGCAAGACCGCCCAGCACTACGGTATCGGCTTTAAAGAGCTGTGGAAGGTGCCGGGCGACAAGCATACACCTGGCCTTGTGGTACACACCGGCGGCTGGCCGCTGACTGAGTCCGGCTCCTCCGGCGGTGGTTTCCTGTATCACATGGAAGACAACCAGGTGGTTGTCGGGCTGATTATCGACCTGAACTACCAAAACCCACACTTAAGCCCCTTCGATGAGTTTCAGCGCTACAAAATGCACCCGCTGGTGGCTCAGTATCTGCAAGGCGGTGAGCGCATTTCTTACGGCGCCCGCGCCATCACCAAGGGCGGTTTGAATTCACTGCCGAAAATGAGCTTCCCAGGCGGTCTGGTGCTGGGCTGTGATGCCGGTACCCTCAACTTTGCCAAGATTAAAGGCACTCATACTGCGATGAAGAGCGGCATGCTGGCGGCCGAGACCCTGGCAGAAGCCCTGTTTGCCGGTGTGGAAGGTGGCAAGGATCTCGATTGCTACCAGACCCGTTTCGAGCAAAGCTGGCTGGGTGACGAGCTGCACCGCTCGCGCAACTTCGGTCCGGCGATGCACAAGTTTGGCACCTTCCTCGGCGGCGCCTTCAACTTCATCGACCAGAACCTGTTTGGCGGCAAGTTGCCTTTCACCCTGCGTGATGACAAGCCGGACTATGCCCAGATGGGGCTGGCAAGTGAGCACAACAAAATCGACTATCCCAAGCCCGATGGCAAGCTGAGCTTTGACAAGCTGTCGTCCGTGTATCTGTCGAACACCTACCATGAAGAAGATCAGCCCTGCCATTTGCGTCTCAAAGACGAGCGCATTCCGCTGGCGGTGAATTTGGTGAAGTTCGATGAACCGGCCCAGCGCTATTGCCCGGCCGGGGTGTATGAAGTGGTCGAAGATGCCGGTGAGCAGAAATTTGTGATCAACAGTCAGAACTGTATTCACTGCAAAACCTGTGACATCAAGGATCCGAGCCAGAACATCACCTGGGTGACCCCGGAAGGTGCGGGCGGCCCCAACTATCCGAATATGTAA
- a CDS encoding PfkB family carbohydrate kinase has translation MANILLVANLNCDRILLLDKPLASGGRFHYRDGGQRLGGGGANTGLGLVWAGHRVALVSQVGRDDVGDWLLAETSTAGIDCHLIQRRPGNTCEMLLMMTPNGDRTIIRPQRPIFELPAPPRWRRWDALYINSSAEGAVSWAKTALEHCLVVGQLAKDERKRPCHVLITSSSDLAGRAEGELWEYAQGIAGDCLRHFIVTDGAKGARAYSSDGVIRVAAEPAEVIDTTGAGDVYAAGLIHGLLTGMPLELAMREAAIWGAFAVQSESSTPGTALKNYLDEKESECHTTAIVGG, from the coding sequence ATGGCCAACATTCTTCTGGTAGCCAACCTCAACTGTGATCGTATTTTATTGCTGGACAAACCCCTCGCCAGCGGCGGCCGTTTTCATTATCGCGACGGCGGTCAGCGCCTCGGCGGCGGCGGTGCCAATACCGGCCTGGGCCTGGTGTGGGCCGGGCACAGAGTCGCCCTGGTCAGCCAGGTGGGCCGCGATGATGTCGGCGACTGGCTGCTCGCCGAAACCAGCACCGCAGGCATAGATTGTCACCTTATTCAGCGTCGTCCCGGCAACACCTGCGAGATGCTGCTGATGATGACCCCCAACGGCGACCGCACCATTATCCGGCCACAGCGCCCCATCTTTGAGTTGCCGGCACCACCGCGCTGGCGCCGCTGGGACGCCCTCTATATCAACTCCTCGGCCGAAGGCGCTGTCAGCTGGGCCAAAACCGCACTGGAGCATTGTCTGGTGGTGGGGCAGCTTGCCAAGGACGAACGAAAGCGCCCCTGCCACGTGCTGATTACCTCAAGCTCTGACCTCGCAGGTCGCGCCGAAGGCGAGTTGTGGGAATATGCCCAGGGCATTGCCGGCGACTGCCTGCGCCACTTTATCGTGACCGACGGCGCCAAGGGCGCCCGCGCCTACAGCAGTGATGGCGTCATCAGGGTTGCCGCCGAACCGGCCGAAGTAATCGATACCACCGGAGCCGGAGATGTGTATGCGGCTGGCTTAATACACGGACTCTTAACCGGTATGCCACTGGAACTGGCCATGAGAGAAGCGGCGATTTGGGGCGCCTTTGCGGTGCAAAGCGAAAGCTCGACCCCGGGCACGGCGCTGAAAAACTATTTGGATGAAAAAGAATCAGAATGTCATACAACTGCAATCGTCGGGGGCTAA